One segment of Scleropages formosus chromosome 23, fSclFor1.1, whole genome shotgun sequence DNA contains the following:
- the LOC108942486 gene encoding tripartite motif-containing protein 46-like: MRVRWLCSEDHGGVGSHCYDPDSGHDSGAEDTLDGPPPFCFLTVGQGKLFLPQACLSSPSSPGAQPSGAPSSTVNHTLALPLPPRLGLCLDFDKGRVIYYDAQSLRPLWDGPVDCSGPICPAFCFIGGGALQLQEMVASRSAEQAPARKVTIHCKVPGFSK; the protein is encoded by the exons ATGAGAGTGAGATGGTTGTGCTCTGAAGACCACGGaggagtgggcagccactg CTACGACCCAGACAGCGGCCACGACAGCGGAGCCGAGGACACCCTGGACGGCCCACCTCCTTTCTGTTTCCTCACCGTGGGACAGGGCAAGCTCTTTCTGCCCCAGGCTTGCCTCAGCAGCCCCAGCAGTCCTGGCGCACAACCCTCCGGGGCACCGTCCTCCACTGTCAACCACACCCTTGCTCTCCCCTTGCCCCCTCGACTAGGCCTGTGCCTGGACTTTGACAAAGGCCGTGTCATCTACTACGATGCACAGTCACTCCGCCCCCTGTGGGATGGGCCGGTCGATTGCTCCGGCCCCATTTGCCCAGCTTTCTGTTTCATCGGCGGAGGTGCTCTACAGCTGCAGGAGATGGTGGCGAGCCGCAGTGCAGAGCAGGCTCCAGCCAGGAAGGTCACCATCCATTGTAAGGTGCCCGGCTTCAGTAAATGA
- the dpm3 gene encoding dolichol-phosphate mannosyltransferase subunit 3 has product MTKLLEWLLGVSVVVTAWGLLTFDLLDLKVPQVYREVVWPMPVYLLVVFGCYSIATVGYRVATFNDCEEAAQELQAQIKEAKLDLKKKGLKF; this is encoded by the coding sequence ATGACCAAGCTGCTGGAGTGGTTGCTGGGTGTCTCAGTGGTGGTCACAGCGTGGGGtctgctgacctttgacctgctgGACCTGAAAGTGCCACAGGTGTACAGAGAAGTGGTTTGGCCCATGCCCGTTTACCTGCTGGTGGTGTTTGGGTGCTACTCCATAGCCACCGTGGGCTACAGAGTGGCCACTTTCAATGACTGTGAGGAAGCAGCCCAGGAGTTGCAGGCACAGATAAAGGAAGCCAAACTGGACCTTAAGAAGAAAGGACTGAAATTTTGA